The sequence tttctttctcacttGTCATTAATTCTTCCTTGTTAGGTCTATTCTTTCAGTTTCTtggttttaattgtttttttttttttctctttttttggccTTAAGCCTTGACTCATCCTTTATTACTATTTGAGCTCTgagtttccttcttcttctagtttgttttttattatttttccactGTAAAACCTCTATACTGCGATTCCTTGGACTTTGCATGGTATACTTGATATGGGTTGTTTGCTGGCTGACGAATTTGGTTGGAAAAACTGCGAGTGCTAAGTTAGGTTGGAGGGGACAGTTACAGTTTTTAGCATATCAATCCGGCCAAAAACGTTCTTTTTTCTACAGGTTTCCTATGGTAATCCCTGTCGTGGGAAACTCAAGCCATGGGTTCTTCTTTTGAATCATCAACAGTAAACAATACATATCTGGGTTGCTTGAAGAACATGGattatatatgattttcaatttattcagaAATTTACGGATGCCTGCGCTTGTGCATATGAGCATATCCCTGATTCTTGAATTTAAAGTTTGGTTTCATAAAATGAATAACTGATATTCCTCTTTATCACATGCCTCTCTGCTTGTATACATGCAACTAAATGTCTCAATTAAGTTGAGCCTCCATCTTTTCCACAAGTCTCGGTTCACTTCCTTTGAATGAATTTATCGGATCCAATTCCCATAGTACAGGGTTCGCATAAGAATTATAAGTAACAGTCATAAAAACCCTGTTATTTGATtgcttgataaaaatattattgctgGAGTGTTGTTTAGTTTTCTAATGGGTTATGAGAGTGGTATTTATCCATTAGAGTTTCTTTTAGTACACAAAGTGAATGATGTTAAACTGATCTCTTGATGCAGTTCAAGCCCAGACCTTGGCATAACTCTCTGTTGCTGAACGATCGTTGGAGGATAAAAACTGAAGTTAAAGCTTTCGACTTTTCAACCGACCAGTAAATCGAATCATGCAGCTATATCACCATCCATACTCCCTGGATAGCCAGAAGGTCAGACTAGCTTTGGAAGAGAAGGGCATTGATTACACGTCAAACCATGTCAATCCTATAACGGGCAAGAACATGGACGCCTCATTCTTCGGGATAAATCAAAGCGCAAAACTCCCAGTTTTCCAGAACGGTTCTCACATCATTTTCGACACTATTGAAATAATCCAGTATGTCTCATCCTTCGCATTCATTTTCTACCACTGTTCTATCGAGTGTATGAGTTGTGTTTGGAAGCAATGTCAAATTTGACACAATCCATGGAGGTCTTTTTTTCCCTTAGTTATTTCTCATCCTAACGCATGCATTTATGCTCAGAAGTATTTAAGAAATCAAGTTTGAGTTGACTCACGTATCATGATATATCAATAGGCTTTCAACATTTTCAGTGTACCAAAAGgccactagttttttttattttgaagttctTTCAAATACACCATATTTTCAGACAGTTGTTAAAACGATGAACACTACTCTGTAGGTATATCGAAAGAATTGTAGTCGTCTCTTTGGGTGGTGGTGACTCATCCTTTAGCAGCAGAGAAGCTGTTGAATGGATGTGCAAGATACAGGAGTGGAACCCCAAGTACTTCACACTTTCCCACGTCCCTGAGAAGTACCGCATCTCTGTTTCCAAATTCATTAGACAAGTGATCATAGCTCGGATGGCTGAATCTCCTGAACTAGCCAGTGCTTACCACCGTAAGCTAAAAGATGCATATGAAACGGAGGAGAGGCTGGGAAACCCTGAAGTTTTGAAACGGAGCAAAGAGCATCTTGTTAGACTTCTTGATGAAGTTGAGACCAAGCTAAAAGAAACAGCATATTTAGCAGGGGAGGAATTCTCAATGGCAGATGTAATGCTGATCCCAGTGCTGGCTCGCTTAGTCCTCTTGAAACTGGAAGATGAGTACATAAGTAGCAGGCCAAATATTGCTGAGTACTGGGTTTTGATGCAGCAAAGGCCTAGTTATAAAAAGGTGATTGGAAAGTATTTCAATGGCTGGAGAAGATACAAAACACTAGTGAAAACCTGGTGCTTTGTTCGTTTCAGAAGTTTGTTGAGGAGGTATTAGTAAGAAAAACAGATGGGAAATGACATCATGGAAGCAGTAAATATCAAGGTAATGTCTGTGAATCAGGAAGAGATTTTTGTATTAgcaaaatgaaatagaaaatgtgttttgttttctttcatagAAATGGGAATTTGTTTTGATCTGAATGTTAATGAGGTTGAATTGAGAATGTggttattgttgatttttaaagtgttttttataaacatataaGATTTATTTAAGATATAGTATAAATAGAATACCATattctgtaatttttttgttttttttttatttatattatattttttattattcttatatagCTCATCTAATCTAAAGAGGGATCTAATCTAAGGAGGGATATATgctggaaatatattaaaataatattttttttattttttaaaaaattatttttaatattaatgtatcaaaatgatataaaatcattaaaaaaatattaatttaaaataaaaaataaaaaattttaaagttttcaacatcattttctttgtgtttatatatatatagtatttattCTCATGTGGATGTGCAAGAAAGAAGGTCTAAAAGCGTGTGGGGGCAGGCACTTTGGCTAGGAAACAGGAAGGTTCATGCTATGTTATGGTCATGAAATTGATATCTCCtgttacccaaaaaaaaaaaaaaaacccaaactacAAGCAACTCAATGGACCAAGAAAAGCTGACGAGACAATCTGGTAGAATTAACATGGACATGAGTTTTGGCtcctataattaaattaaatcggATTTTTTTTAACGTCCATCACCTCGACAAATGTATGGATTATTTTTTGGAAGATAATCTTTACAGGAGCAGAAGGATGGCAATCAGCAGTTCAGTAGAGACCAAGAACGACCTAATGTCCTACTGGCTATTAACAAGCGAAGAAAACATGCTGATTTTACTCCTGCATGTAGTCATCCAATTCAGCTGCTTGTAGTAAAATGTTAAGGATCACAATCATGGCAACTATACAATTTTCAAGTAATTGTTCTTTCTTGCCGCCTGTCCTTGACAAATCCCAAACTAACATCCAGCAAAAGGAAATTCATTTTCACACAAATTTCATGTTCTCCATGTTTTGGTACCATCTCAAGGATCATAGTTGATTAAATCTAGTTAGTGATCCAACAAAATCCATGATAAAGATCCAACATCATGATGGCAGTAATACCATAAATGGTGATCACACCCGACGAAACCTAAACAATTGGTGAGACTGGAAATCTTATAGAATAAATCACGACATACCATAAATGTTAACCACAGCATGCTACAAGTATATGCACACCAAGCGACATAAGCAGGCCTTTTCATCAAAAGTCAAGCATTTGTGCCCGATCAAC is a genomic window of Populus alba chromosome 5, ASM523922v2, whole genome shotgun sequence containing:
- the LOC118029281 gene encoding glutathione S-transferase TCHQD encodes the protein MQLYHHPYSLDSQKVRLALEEKGIDYTSNHVNPITGKNMDASFFGINQSAKLPVFQNGSHIIFDTIEIIQYIERIVVVSLGGGDSSFSSREAVEWMCKIQEWNPKYFTLSHVPEKYRISVSKFIRQVIIARMAESPELASAYHRKLKDAYETEERLGNPEVLKRSKEHLVRLLDEVETKLKETAYLAGEEFSMADVMLIPVLARLVLLKLEDEYISSRPNIAEYWVLMQQRPSYKKVIGKYFNGWRRYKTLVKTWCFVRFRSLLRRY